The Parabacteroides timonensis sequence GTAAGGTGCCCGATGGTATTCTCTCTGAAAAAGAGATGAAGGCCGTCTTGCTCGATATGCAGCTGGCAGAGGCTATGATCAATACCGATTATAAGACTTATAGTGATGATGCAAAAAAGGAGGCGCTTTATCAGGGGGTGTTCCGCAAACATAAAATAGAACAGGCCGTTTACGACAGCTCGTTGGTATGGTATGGCCGTAACCTGGATATATATATGCAGGTGTACGATCTGGTACTGGCGGAATTGAATGAACGTCAGAAAGCGCTGGGAGACGTACAGGCTAGTGCTGCTCCGGTATCGAAACAGGATTCTGTGGATATCTGGCCGCGACTGACTTATCTTACCTTTGAACCGAATGCCTTGTTTAACGGAGTGACTATCGATATCAAACCGGAGACAAACTATCCTTCCGGCAGTACTTTCGTCCTGGGAATGCGTGTCTGGGGATTGAATGCTAATATGAAGAATCACCCGGAAATCCGCTTGAGCGCTAATCAGGGGGATACGATCATTACCGTGAATGATAAGGTGTTGAAAGACGGTTATCACGAAACGACTTTGCGTACGTTGCCGACCAAGCAGGTGAAGAGCGTATATGGCTTTATCCGTCTGGATGGGAAAGATGACTCGACTTCTTATTTCAAAGTCTATGTGGACAGTCTGAACCTGATGCGATACAATTACGGACGGTTGTCTGTTCCTAAAGACTCTGTAAACATAGCCAATAAAGATTCTGTAAAATAATCCTTGTATGCGCAGGATTGCTTCGCATTATATATACTGGAAGAAATGGTTCCGTATGCATTACCTCGAGTTGGATGCGGAAGGGTGTTTCGTCGGTGTATATCCTTTGGAACAGGAAATAGCAAATACCGAATTTTATGATGGTACATTAATCCCTGTACCGGCAGGTATAACTGTTCCGGTAGGTGGAGATTTTGTGCCAGGCCAATGGGTATCGGCGGCCGATAACGTGACGGAGGGTAGTCCGGTTTCCGTCTTCCGGTTAACCCATTTTACTCCCGCGACGTCTGAACTCAGCACAGACCACTGCGGTCGCGATTGCCACATTCAACGACTCTGAGGTTTCCCGCTCCTGCGGATAGTTGGGGATATATAACTTTTCGTTTACAAGTGCTTCGATGTCCGGACGGATGCCGTTCCCTTCATTTCCCATAATGAGGATGCCTGTGCCGGATAGTTCTTTCGTATACATATTCTCTCCGTCGAGAAAGGTTCCGTACAGGGGGATTTTCTTTTCATGTTGCGCTTGCAGGTAGGCTTGCAGGTCGGTGTAATGTACTTTCACATGGACCAGGGCACCCATAGTCGCCTGTACGGTCTTGGGGCTGAATACGTCTGCCGTATCCTGGCTGCATACGATATGTTCGATCCCGAACCAATCGGCCAGCCGGATGATTGTACCGAGGTTTCCGGGATCTTGTATCCCGTCGAGGGCGATAATCAGTTGGTTTGCCGGGTCTGCTTCTTCCAGAGACCAGACGGGACGTTTAAAGACGGCAAGTACGTCCTGCGGATTTTTCAGGAAGCTGGCTTTGCGGATATCTTCATCGTCGGCCTCCAGTAACTCTTTAGCGGGGATATCTCCCTGTGTTGCCATCCAGGATGGTTTGGCTATCAGGAGGTCGCATTCGAATGCGTGCAACATATCGGCCACGAGCTTATTCCCTTCGGCAACAAATGCATTTAACTCGTTACGAAACTTCTTTAATTCAAGCGAACGGATCTGTTTTACTTTAGACTTACTCAGCATCTTTACTCTTTTTACAAAGCAAAAGTAAGGGAATTTATTTAATTTCAGCTACATTTGCGTGCGTAAAAGGTTGAATGATGAAGGGAATCCTCCATATACTATATTTCCTATGCCTTGCTTGGATACTGGCCGCTTGCAGTACGACAAAATATGTCGGTGACGGAGAATATCTGCTGGATAAAGTAGAAATCGTTTCCGATAATAAATCCTATAAAGCCAATGAGTTGAAGCCTTATCTGAGGCAGCAGCCTAACTTTAAGGTGTTCGGACTGATGAAGTGGCAGCTTTTTGTATACGATTGGTCGGGACGGAATGAGAAACGGTGGTTGAGTAAACAGCTTCGTCGTATTGGCGAACCGCCTGTTATTCTCGATACTACTCTGGTGGATCAGTCGACGGACGAGTTGAGGCGCTTCTTTATCAACAAAGGATATGTGAATGCCGAGGTCGCTGCTACGATAGATACGTCCAGGCAAAAAAAGGCGGTGGTCACCTACCGGATTAACTCGAATAAACCTTACCGGATACATAATTATACGATGAATCTGGATGATCCGAAGATCGACAGTATCGCTCATTTAAAGGCTCCCCGGCGTTCAGCTGTGTCGTCGGCTTTCCGTATTTCTCCGGAAGATTATAATTCCCTGATAAAGGATAGTGCACTCTTTGACCGGGATGTCCTGGATAAGGAACGTCAGCGGATCACGACGTTGCTTCGCAGGAGGGGCTATTATGCTTTCAACCGCGACTATCTGGCTTATCTGGCCGATAGCTCTTATAATCGGAATATTGTGGATCTGGATATGGTCTTGAAGCCGTATCGCCAGCTTAAACCGGATGGTTCGGTTATCGATACGCTGCATCGCCAGTATTATATAAAGGATGTTACGATCGTTACAGATTATGATCCGTTGAATCAGGTGCAGAGTGATTTAAAACTGACTTCGTCTGATACGGTGAAAGTCGGTGATCTACAAATATTATATGGTAAGAGCGGAAGAAGTATTCGCCCGAGTATTTTGCGTAAGAGTACTTATATTACTCCGGGTCGCTTGTTCAATGAGCGGGGGGTGGAACAGACTTATTCTTCTTTTGCCGCCCTTCGGGCACTGAGAAATGTAAACATACGTTTTTCGGAAGTGGAGGAAGGGGATACGATGAAGCTGAATTGTACGATTCTGACTTCACCGGCCAAACTGCAAGGCTTTGGTGTCGACTTGGAAGGTACGAACTCGGCCGGTGACTTTGGTTTTGCTTCGAGTGTAAATTACCAGCATAGGAATTTCTTTAAAGGGTCGGAAGTGTTTTCTGCCAAGGTGCGTGGTGCTTACGAAGCGTTGTCTTCCCAGTCGGATGGTAGTAGTTACTGGGAGCTGGGGGCAGAGTCTTCCATTTTGTTCCCTCGCTTTTTGTTTCCTTTCGTAAGTGATAATTTTAAACGGAAGATTCGTGCATCCACCGAATTTAAGGTTAGTTACGGTATTCAGACACGTCCTGAATATCGCCGTGCGATTCTGTCCGGAGGGTGGAGTTATATCTGGCAGGACCGTTCAAATATGCAGGCGCGTCACACGTTTAAGTTATTGGACATAGATTATGTGCATATTCCGAAGATCGATTCTACTTTTCAGGCTACTTTGCCTGAGTCGATGAAGCGTTATAATTTCACCGACCAGTTTGTGGTTGGGTCCGGATATACTTATTCATTCAGCAATTATAATCCTCAGAACCGCTTAAGAAATACGCATTCGTTGCGTGTATCGTTTGAAATGGCGGGAAATATGCTTTATGCGATTTCCAAACTGACAAATGCGAAGAAGGATGAGGATGGCCTGTATCGTTTATTCGGTATCAATTATTCCCAGTTTATAAAAGGAGATGTCGATTTTAGTAAAAGTATTGTGTTGGACAGTCGTAATAAACTGGCTTTTCATGCAGGAGTAGGAGTCGGCTATCCTTATGGAAATGCGAGGATGTTACCGTTTGAGCGTAGTTACTTTTCAGGAGGTGCAAATAGTGTGCGTGGATGGTCTGTCCGCTCGCTGGGGCCGGGAAGTATGAAGATCAGTCCGGATGGTACTTTTGCCGACCAGGTGGGCGATATCCGGTTAGACCTGAATATGGAGTATCGTACAAAGATGTTCTGGAAGTTTGAAATGGCTGCTTATGTGGATGCCGGAAATATCTGGACTATGCACAAGGATAAGGATCGTGAAAATGCTAATTTCGATTTCTCCCGTTTTTATAAAGAGATAGCCGTCTCTTATGGTTTGGGTTTGCGTCTTGATTTCGACTTCTTCCTGATTCGTTTTGATACGGGTATGAAGGCGTATAATCCTCAGGAAAGGGGTAAAGATCGCTGGGCTATTCTGAATCCTAATCTGAAGGGTAATTTTGCCTGGCATTTTGCCGTAGGTTATCCCTTCTAATGAAAAAAAAGGCTTTCCGATTTGCATATTTAAAAAATAGTACTACCTTTGCACCGCAAATAAGGATGGTTCCGTAGCTCAGCTGGATAGAGCAACGCCCTTCTAAGGCGTGGGTCGAGCGTTCGAATCGCTCCGGAATCACAGTTTGAATATAGAAAGTCTTATAAGCTATAAGTTTATAAGACTTTTTTATTTTCTATTGGAACGTATTTAGGAACAAATATTATGTTTTAAAGCGTAAATATTAAATAAAAGAATCTTTTGTTAAGGATAGATTGAATCTTTGTGTATCTTTGATGTCTGTAAAAACAATCAATGAATTTAGGGATGAGCAGTAACAACGACGATATATTATTGCTAAAACTGATAAAGCAGGGTGATCAAATCGCTTTTAAGCATTTGTTTTATCAGTATACTGATTCATTGGAGCGCTTCATTACCTATTATATTCATGACCGGGAAAAGTCGCAAGAGTTGGTATTGGATATTTTTACCTATATATGGGAAAATCGCGAACGTTTTGAGATAAAGTTAACATTAAAAGCCTATCTCTTTCAGGCTGCCCGTAATAAGGCTTTTACTTATATCCGTGATAAAAAAATTCCGGTCTATTTGGAGGATCTCTCTATCAGTGAAGTGGCACAAGATTATAATTCGGATCTCGAGTTCCAGGAATTGTACCGTTTGGTAGAGGAGGCCGTATGTCTTTTACCGGAAAAGTGTAGGGAGGTATTCAGGAAAAGTAGGGAAGAGAATTTGACTAATAAAGAGATTGCCGAACAACTTCATATTTCAGAGAAGACGGTGGAGGGACAAATAACAATAGCACTTAAGAAGATCAGAGTTTATTTGGGGGATTCTTATTCATATTTGTGGTAAAAAAATTTTATTTTTTAGGGGATATAGCGTTCTTTTGAGTCTATCTTTGTAAAAGAAAACGTTTTATAAATAATTCTCAATTCCATGAATAAATTATTATTACTATTTTGGGTATTCTTTGGGGTAGGAGTTGCTTCTATCCACGGGCAGAATATTTATTTGGCAGATCCTACTATCTTTTATGAAAACGGAACTTATTATCTGTATGGTACCGGAGGAAACTCCAGTCAGGGTTTTCAGGTGTATACCTCTAAAGACTTGAAAATGTGGGAAGGACCGAAAGGAGCTTCTGACGGATATGTTTTAAAGAAAGGGGATTCATTTGGATCGAAGGGATTTTGGGCTCCTCAGGTATTTCGTTATAAAGGAAAATATTATATGGCTTATACAGCTGACGAGTTTATAGCCATAGCTTCTTCCAATAGTCCTTTGGGACCTTTTCGTCAGAATAAAATAGCAAAACTCCCGGCTGAAATCAAGCAGATCGATCCGTATGTGTTTTTTGATGAGGATGGTAAGATATATCTGTATCATGTTCGCCTGACAAAAGGGAATCGATTGTTTGTGGCTGAATTGAATGAGGATCTTACTGCTATAAAGGAAAATACGCTTCAAGAGTGTATATCTGCAACTGAAGGTTGGGAAAATACAGCGCATTCGGAATGGCCTGTCTCTGAAGGACCTACTATTCTTAAGAAAGAGGGTCTTTATTACTTTTTCTATTCAGCCAATGATTTCCGAAATATTGATTATGCGGTAGGCTATGCAACTTCCCGTTCGCCTTATGGGCCCTGGAAGAAATATGAAGGAAATCCGATTATTAGCCGTGAACTATTGAAACATAATGGGACCGGTCATGGAGATATATTTATGGACGGGAAAGGAACTATGCGCTATGTATTCCATACCCATCATTCGAATTCGGAAGTGGCTCCCAGACAAACGGCAATTGTTTCTTTACAGGAGAATATGCAAGATGGGTTTAGCCACTTTCGTATTTTACCTGAAACCTTTTTCTTTCCTCAATTGATGAATCAATAAATCTTCCGGTTATCTATCCGGAAATAAAATAATTATATTATGAAGAAAAGTATATTGTTCCTTTCTCTGATTTGTGGTGCTTGTACGGCACCACAAGACACTTTGGTGGAGCAGGTTGATAGATTGTCAACTTCAACACAGAATGATTTTTATGTGAGTAACAGAGCTCCTTTACAACCTCAACAATTTATTAAACTCCCTGCCGGTACCATTCAGCCGGAAGGATGGTTGAAGCAACAACTGGAGTTGCAGAAAAATGGTCTGAACGGACATTTGGGAGAGATCAGTGCCTGGTTACAAAAGAAGGATAATGCCTGGTTGAAAACCGGAGGACAGTGGGGCTGGGAGGAAGTTCCTTATTGGCTCCGTGGATATGCAAACCTGGCTTATATCGTTCAGGATAACCAGATGCTGAATGAAGCTAAATTCTGGATTGAAAGTATCTTGAAAAGTCAGCGGGAAGATGGAAACTTCGGTCCAATGCATCTGAATGATGGTAAACAGGATTTTTGGCCGAATATGATCGTCCTGTGGATTATGCAGTCTTATTATGAATATTCGAACGATGAACGAATTATCGATTTTATGACAAAGTATTGTAATTATCTGCTTACTGTACCGGATGAAGATTTCTTATATAGTTATTGGGAGAATAGCCGTGGTGGAGACAATCTTTGGAGTGTCGTATGGCTATATAACCACACCGGAGATAAGAATTTACTTACGCTAGGTGAAAAAATACATAAAAATACGGCTGACTGGACGAAATCGACTCAATTGCCTAACTGGCATAATGTAAATGTAGCACAGTGTTTCCGTGAACCGGCTACTTATTACCTGTTTTCAGGAGATTCTTCTATGTTATCAGCCAGTTATAATGTGCAAAGCCTGGTACGCAGGGCATTCGGACAGGTACCAGGAGGAATGTTCGGAGCAGATGAAAATGCGCGTATCGGCTTTTTTGATCCCCGACAAGGTACTGAAACCTGTGGCTTTGTGGAACAGATGGCTTCTGATGAAATTATGCTTCAGATCAGTGGTGATCCTTATTGGGCAGAAAACTGTGAGGATGTAGCATTTAATAGTTATCCGGCGGCGTTGATGCCTGATTACAAAGCTCTTCGTTATATAACCAGCCCGAATCATATTGTAAGTGACTCTAAAAATCATCATCCGGGTATTGATAATAGCGGACCATTTCTTTCTATGAATCCGTTCAGTAGCCGTTGTTGCCAGCATAATCATGGCTTCGGCTGGCCTTATTATACCGAAAATCTTATTTATGCGACACCGGATAACGGAATGGCTGCTGTCTTATATAATGCTTGTCAGGCGAAAGTCAAAGTCGGAGGCGGAACTGAAGTGACAATAAAAGAACAAACAAATTATCCTTTTGAGGAAACGGTTCGTTTTACTTTGACGACTCCGGAAAATGTGACATTCCCACTCTATTTACGTATCCCGTCGTGGTGTAAAGATGCATCGGTTGCTGTGAATGGTCAGAAGCTGGGTGTTGATTTGATAGCTGGTAAATATGCAAAAATTACGCGTGAATGGTCGGATGCAGATGAAATCGTTCTTACGGTTCCCATGACATTTAATTATCGCCAGTGGCAGGTTAATAAAAATAGTGTCAGTGTCGATTATGGTCCTCTGACTTTGTCTTTAAAGATAGATGAAGATTATCAACAGAAAGACAGTCGTGAAACTGCTATTGGCGATTCAAAATGGCAGGAGGGTGCCGATGCTTCTGCATGGCCTACTTATGAGATTTACCCGGCAAGCCCGTGGAACTATGCACTGCAGATCAATGCTCCAATCTCTGTTCAACGCAAAGAGTGGCCTTTTGATAATAACCCATTTACATTGACAAATGTTCCTTTGATATTTAAGACACAGGGGCGTCTTATTCCGGAATGGAAGATCGATGAATACGGTTTATGCGGTGTGCTGCCATATGAAGATGCCAGGAAATCAGATACATTAGACGAAATAACATTGGTTCCGATGGGAGCTGCCCGTCTACGTATTGCATCGTTTCCGACAACGGAATAAATTTATCACATTTGTTTAAGGGGTGTTCGTTAGTTTTGAGTCTTTATTAATAATAGAGGTTTAAGCTAACGAATATTATTATGAAATATAAAGATATTACTGTTTGGGGAATTGTATGCTGTAGTTTTTTCTTCTTTTTGCAGTACGAATACCAGTTCTATTTCTATTATATAGAGCAATTGCAAATATTTCCATTAACATGGGACTATTTTTCAGATGCATCAAATCAACCGGGCGGATTGGCTTTTTATCTATCAGGTTTTCTTTCTCAGTTTTATAGATTGCCGTATGTTGGTGCATTGATTACGACAGTCTTATTGTTAATGGTAGGGGTGTTGACGC is a genomic window containing:
- a CDS encoding DUF4296 domain-containing protein; amino-acid sequence: MRNNLRRYGIALLVATLLVSCSKVPDGILSEKEMKAVLLDMQLAEAMINTDYKTYSDDAKKEALYQGVFRKHKIEQAVYDSSLVWYGRNLDIYMQVYDLVLAELNERQKALGDVQASAAPVSKQDSVDIWPRLTYLTFEPNALFNGVTIDIKPETNYPSGSTFVLGMRVWGLNANMKNHPEIRLSANQGDTIITVNDKVLKDGYHETTLRTLPTKQVKSVYGFIRLDGKDDSTSYFKVYVDSLNLMRYNYGRLSVPKDSVNIANKDSVK
- a CDS encoding TrmH family RNA methyltransferase, producing MLSKSKVKQIRSLELKKFRNELNAFVAEGNKLVADMLHAFECDLLIAKPSWMATQGDIPAKELLEADDEDIRKASFLKNPQDVLAVFKRPVWSLEEADPANQLIIALDGIQDPGNLGTIIRLADWFGIEHIVCSQDTADVFSPKTVQATMGALVHVKVHYTDLQAYLQAQHEKKIPLYGTFLDGENMYTKELSGTGILIMGNEGNGIRPDIEALVNEKLYIPNYPQERETSESLNVAIATAVVCAEFRRRGSKMG
- the tamL gene encoding translocation and assembly module lipoprotein TamL codes for the protein MMKGILHILYFLCLAWILAACSTTKYVGDGEYLLDKVEIVSDNKSYKANELKPYLRQQPNFKVFGLMKWQLFVYDWSGRNEKRWLSKQLRRIGEPPVILDTTLVDQSTDELRRFFINKGYVNAEVAATIDTSRQKKAVVTYRINSNKPYRIHNYTMNLDDPKIDSIAHLKAPRRSAVSSAFRISPEDYNSLIKDSALFDRDVLDKERQRITTLLRRRGYYAFNRDYLAYLADSSYNRNIVDLDMVLKPYRQLKPDGSVIDTLHRQYYIKDVTIVTDYDPLNQVQSDLKLTSSDTVKVGDLQILYGKSGRSIRPSILRKSTYITPGRLFNERGVEQTYSSFAALRALRNVNIRFSEVEEGDTMKLNCTILTSPAKLQGFGVDLEGTNSAGDFGFASSVNYQHRNFFKGSEVFSAKVRGAYEALSSQSDGSSYWELGAESSILFPRFLFPFVSDNFKRKIRASTEFKVSYGIQTRPEYRRAILSGGWSYIWQDRSNMQARHTFKLLDIDYVHIPKIDSTFQATLPESMKRYNFTDQFVVGSGYTYSFSNYNPQNRLRNTHSLRVSFEMAGNMLYAISKLTNAKKDEDGLYRLFGINYSQFIKGDVDFSKSIVLDSRNKLAFHAGVGVGYPYGNARMLPFERSYFSGGANSVRGWSVRSLGPGSMKISPDGTFADQVGDIRLDLNMEYRTKMFWKFEMAAYVDAGNIWTMHKDKDRENANFDFSRFYKEIAVSYGLGLRLDFDFFLIRFDTGMKAYNPQERGKDRWAILNPNLKGNFAWHFAVGYPF
- a CDS encoding RNA polymerase sigma-70 factor; translated protein: MSSNNDDILLLKLIKQGDQIAFKHLFYQYTDSLERFITYYIHDREKSQELVLDIFTYIWENRERFEIKLTLKAYLFQAARNKAFTYIRDKKIPVYLEDLSISEVAQDYNSDLEFQELYRLVEEAVCLLPEKCREVFRKSREENLTNKEIAEQLHISEKTVEGQITIALKKIRVYLGDSYSYLW
- a CDS encoding glycoside hydrolase family 43 protein, with product MNKLLLLFWVFFGVGVASIHGQNIYLADPTIFYENGTYYLYGTGGNSSQGFQVYTSKDLKMWEGPKGASDGYVLKKGDSFGSKGFWAPQVFRYKGKYYMAYTADEFIAIASSNSPLGPFRQNKIAKLPAEIKQIDPYVFFDEDGKIYLYHVRLTKGNRLFVAELNEDLTAIKENTLQECISATEGWENTAHSEWPVSEGPTILKKEGLYYFFYSANDFRNIDYAVGYATSRSPYGPWKKYEGNPIISRELLKHNGTGHGDIFMDGKGTMRYVFHTHHSNSEVAPRQTAIVSLQENMQDGFSHFRILPETFFFPQLMNQ
- a CDS encoding beta-L-arabinofuranosidase domain-containing protein, with product MKKSILFLSLICGACTAPQDTLVEQVDRLSTSTQNDFYVSNRAPLQPQQFIKLPAGTIQPEGWLKQQLELQKNGLNGHLGEISAWLQKKDNAWLKTGGQWGWEEVPYWLRGYANLAYIVQDNQMLNEAKFWIESILKSQREDGNFGPMHLNDGKQDFWPNMIVLWIMQSYYEYSNDERIIDFMTKYCNYLLTVPDEDFLYSYWENSRGGDNLWSVVWLYNHTGDKNLLTLGEKIHKNTADWTKSTQLPNWHNVNVAQCFREPATYYLFSGDSSMLSASYNVQSLVRRAFGQVPGGMFGADENARIGFFDPRQGTETCGFVEQMASDEIMLQISGDPYWAENCEDVAFNSYPAALMPDYKALRYITSPNHIVSDSKNHHPGIDNSGPFLSMNPFSSRCCQHNHGFGWPYYTENLIYATPDNGMAAVLYNACQAKVKVGGGTEVTIKEQTNYPFEETVRFTLTTPENVTFPLYLRIPSWCKDASVAVNGQKLGVDLIAGKYAKITREWSDADEIVLTVPMTFNYRQWQVNKNSVSVDYGPLTLSLKIDEDYQQKDSRETAIGDSKWQEGADASAWPTYEIYPASPWNYALQINAPISVQRKEWPFDNNPFTLTNVPLIFKTQGRLIPEWKIDEYGLCGVLPYEDARKSDTLDEITLVPMGAARLRIASFPTTE